Proteins from a single region of Streptomyces sp. Tu 3180:
- a CDS encoding isocitrate/isopropylmalate dehydrogenase family protein, which translates to MSSTTYRLGVLEGDGIGPEIVPSSVEIATAAARAAGVSVDWVTLPLGAAAIETHGTPVPEETKEALAGLDGWYLGPHDSVSYPEPHKSALNPSGTLRKHFQLFANIRPAKSFPGAKAVCDDADLVIVRENTEGFYADRNTFAGTGEFMPTPDTAIMLGIITREATERVARVAFDLARSRRKKLTIVHKANVLKLTTGLFRTVCQEVAKDYPDVTVDDFHIDAMTVHLVRRARDFDVIVTENMFGDILSDLAGEISGSLGTAPSINASATTAMAQASHGSAPDIAGRNAANPVAMILSGAMLFEWLAAKHGDDRLATVAKTIEKGVADAIAAGTSTRDLGGSASTTEFTAAVIKAIGAGQN; encoded by the coding sequence ATGAGCAGCACGACCTACCGCCTCGGCGTCCTCGAGGGCGACGGCATCGGCCCCGAGATCGTCCCCTCCTCCGTCGAGATCGCCACCGCCGCCGCCCGGGCCGCCGGCGTCTCCGTCGACTGGGTGACCCTGCCGCTGGGCGCCGCCGCCATCGAGACCCACGGCACCCCCGTCCCCGAGGAGACCAAAGAGGCCCTCGCCGGCCTGGACGGCTGGTACCTCGGCCCGCACGACTCCGTGTCCTACCCCGAGCCGCACAAGTCCGCGCTCAACCCCTCGGGCACCCTGCGCAAGCACTTCCAGCTCTTCGCCAACATCCGCCCCGCCAAGTCCTTCCCCGGCGCCAAGGCGGTCTGCGACGACGCCGACCTCGTCATCGTCCGCGAGAACACCGAGGGCTTCTACGCCGACCGCAACACCTTCGCCGGCACCGGCGAGTTCATGCCCACCCCCGACACCGCGATCATGCTGGGCATCATCACCCGCGAGGCCACCGAGCGCGTCGCCCGCGTCGCCTTCGACCTGGCCCGCTCGCGCCGCAAGAAGCTCACCATCGTCCACAAGGCCAACGTCCTCAAGCTCACCACCGGCCTGTTCCGCACGGTCTGCCAGGAAGTCGCGAAGGACTACCCGGACGTGACGGTGGACGACTTCCACATCGACGCCATGACCGTCCACCTGGTGCGCCGTGCCCGGGACTTCGACGTCATCGTCACCGAGAACATGTTCGGCGACATCCTCTCCGACCTGGCCGGCGAGATCTCCGGCTCGCTGGGCACCGCCCCGTCCATCAACGCCTCCGCCACCACCGCCATGGCCCAGGCCTCCCACGGCTCCGCCCCCGACATCGCCGGGCGGAACGCCGCCAACCCGGTCGCCATGATCCTCTCCGGCGCGATGCTCTTCGAGTGGCTCGCCGCCAAGCACGGCGACGACAGGCTCGCCACCGTCGCGAAGACCATCGAGAAGGGCGTGGCCGACGCCATCGCCGCCGGCACCTCCACCCGCGACCTCGGCGGCTCGGCCTCCACCACCGAGTTCACCGCCGCCGTCATCAAGGCCATCGGCGCCGGCCAGAACTGA
- a CDS encoding sugar phosphate isomerase/epimerase family protein: MTAGLPWPLAYTVSGDDCSSPMPLGFTAPLTEALRRLAELGYDGVEVQVRETGARDAGALARTVEAAGLKVLGIGTGPVAAQDRLTLTDPSPDVRRHALSRLLGAARLAGELGVPVTLGQTRGTFLPGLEDMQRLWAERAVRHLADEAAGHGSRLLLEPQSRAHTSLWRTPAEALALIDLLDAPAGLVLDTHHLDAEGVDAVRAVTDHARVTGCLQLAAPATRGPLAVGDPRLPALLTALRAGGFTGWLTLEHTQDGDSPEAAARSRTALTDAAAVLS; encoded by the coding sequence GTGACGGCGGGGCTGCCCTGGCCGCTGGCCTACACCGTCTCGGGCGACGACTGCTCCTCGCCGATGCCGCTCGGCTTCACCGCACCGCTCACCGAAGCCCTCCGCCGACTGGCCGAGCTGGGCTACGACGGGGTGGAGGTGCAGGTCCGGGAGACCGGTGCGCGGGACGCCGGGGCACTGGCGCGGACGGTGGAGGCCGCCGGGCTGAAGGTGCTGGGCATCGGCACCGGTCCGGTCGCCGCACAGGACCGTCTGACGCTGACCGACCCGTCGCCCGACGTACGCCGTCACGCCCTGTCCCGCCTGCTGGGCGCCGCCCGTCTGGCCGGTGAACTCGGTGTCCCGGTCACCCTGGGCCAGACCCGCGGCACCTTCCTGCCGGGTCTCGAGGACATGCAGCGCCTGTGGGCCGAACGCGCCGTGCGGCACCTGGCCGACGAAGCGGCCGGCCACGGCAGCCGGCTGCTGCTGGAACCCCAGTCACGCGCCCACACCTCGCTGTGGCGCACCCCGGCCGAAGCCCTCGCCCTCATCGACTTGCTCGACGCTCCGGCCGGACTGGTGCTGGACACTCACCACCTCGACGCCGAAGGCGTCGACGCCGTCCGTGCGGTCACGGACCACGCCCGCGTCACCGGCTGCCTCCAGCTCGCCGCACCCGCCACCCGCGGCCCCCTGGCCGTCGGCGACCCCCGGCTGCCCGCCCTGCTCACCGCGCTGCGCGCAGGGGGCTTCACCGGCTGGCTGACCCTGGAACACACCCAGGACGGCGACAGCCCCGAAGCCGCCGCCCGCTCCCGGACCGCGCTCACCGACGCCGCGGCCGTCCTGTCCTGA
- a CDS encoding aspartate/glutamate racemase family protein: MIEPRPLVAMIHAVPTAHRIAEEAFAREFPHATVWNVLDDRLLDDVRAAGGLTDALRRRMLRLIGHVMDGGAQALLLTCSSYGEVVDTARALWDVPALKSDEAMFRAALAGPYRRIAVVASTPPAVPAAVAQLEALVPAVRPDRPLDIVTALSEEAAAADDAEATARHLADALHAARGADADAVLLAQYSLTPARDALAGLVGVPVLDGAGAAARELRGLLTPGGQPAPPAAAVAP; encoded by the coding sequence GTGATCGAACCCCGACCTCTGGTCGCCATGATCCACGCCGTGCCGACCGCGCACCGCATCGCCGAAGAGGCGTTCGCGCGGGAGTTCCCGCACGCCACGGTCTGGAACGTGCTGGACGACCGCCTCCTGGACGACGTCCGTGCGGCCGGCGGACTCACCGACGCGCTGCGCCGGCGCATGCTCCGCCTGATCGGCCACGTGATGGACGGCGGCGCCCAGGCCCTGCTGCTGACCTGCTCCTCCTACGGCGAGGTCGTGGACACCGCCCGCGCCCTGTGGGACGTGCCCGCCCTCAAGTCCGACGAGGCGATGTTCAGGGCCGCCCTGGCCGGCCCGTACCGGCGTATCGCCGTGGTCGCCTCCACCCCGCCCGCCGTTCCGGCCGCCGTCGCCCAGCTCGAAGCGCTCGTCCCGGCGGTCCGTCCGGACCGTCCGCTCGACATCGTGACCGCCCTGAGCGAGGAAGCCGCCGCGGCGGACGACGCCGAAGCCACCGCCCGCCACCTGGCCGACGCCCTGCACGCCGCCCGGGGGGCCGACGCCGACGCGGTCCTGCTGGCGCAGTACTCGCTCACCCCCGCCCGCGACGCCCTGGCCGGCCTGGTGGGTGTGCCGGTGCTGGACGGTGCGGGCGCCGCCGCACGCGAACTGCGCGGCCTGCTCACCCCCGGCGGACAGCCGGCGCCTCCGGCCGCGGCGGTCGCGCCGTGA
- a CDS encoding FCD domain-containing protein: protein MAELARITVEPREPLAAEVSRRLIDYLMSGEVQPGDRIPSERQLTEMLGVNRPTVREAIKSLGFLGLLEIRQSSGTYFRGADSDVLYRLFELGLVLGERGARDMVQARAELEVIVAGLAAQARDEAGVELLRARLTAMRECPDDEFPEADTAFHAALGELAGNTVLRDMLKGMRAMIQRGWVERTGAVRSREVAYADHVPIYEAVAEGDAAAARTAMARHMEGASRRLMEALEQREA from the coding sequence ATGGCCGAACTCGCCAGGATCACGGTCGAGCCGCGCGAGCCGCTGGCCGCCGAGGTCTCCCGCCGCCTGATCGACTACCTGATGTCCGGCGAGGTCCAGCCCGGCGACCGCATCCCCTCCGAGCGGCAGCTGACCGAGATGCTCGGAGTGAACCGGCCCACCGTGCGGGAGGCGATCAAGTCGCTCGGGTTCCTCGGCCTGCTGGAGATCCGGCAGTCCAGCGGGACGTACTTCCGCGGCGCCGACTCCGACGTGCTCTACCGCTTGTTCGAGCTGGGACTGGTCCTCGGGGAACGAGGCGCCCGCGACATGGTGCAGGCCCGCGCCGAACTGGAGGTGATCGTCGCCGGCCTGGCCGCCCAGGCGCGCGACGAGGCGGGCGTCGAACTGCTGCGGGCCCGGCTGACGGCGATGCGGGAGTGCCCGGACGACGAGTTCCCCGAGGCCGACACCGCCTTCCACGCCGCCCTCGGCGAGCTGGCCGGCAACACGGTGCTGCGCGACATGCTCAAGGGCATGCGCGCGATGATCCAGCGCGGCTGGGTGGAGCGCACCGGCGCCGTGCGGTCCCGCGAGGTGGCCTACGCCGACCACGTGCCGATCTACGAGGCGGTGGCCGAGGGCGATGCCGCCGCCGCCCGAACGGCGATGGCCCGGCACATGGAGGGCGCCTCCCGCCGCCTGATGGAGGCGCTCGAACAGCGCGAGGCGTAG
- a CDS encoding citrate:proton symporter — translation MLAVLGFATLGSFMLLVMRKHLSAFTAIMLTPIAAALVAGKGTELGDMIVNGLETVAPTAALLLFAVLYFGLMMEAKLFEPIVQAIVRASKGDPVRIVVGTAVLSLLVALDGDGTTSYMIVCSAFLPIYRRLGINPLILATLAAMALGTISGTTPWGGAATRGISVLHLSATEYFVHMIGPMALTGLAIVAVAYWLGLRERHKLDGEKLAAYKLEIASGEAFEPVEVGWRMWFNAALTLLLMVLLILEVADLLVLFMVAFVIALLVNVRSIGDQQDLIKRQAANAVPVMILVLAAGVFTGIMTDSGMIKAMADAALAVVPEGWGDVIPLFTAVLALPLGFFMSNDGYWFGVVPVLAESAAHYGISPNEIARAGAIGQILHMMGPTSAPLWVLLGLVKAELGDFQRHALRWGVLVSAAYILFAVVTGAISVT, via the coding sequence ATGCTCGCCGTCCTCGGCTTCGCCACCCTGGGCAGCTTCATGCTGCTCGTGATGCGCAAGCACCTCTCCGCGTTCACCGCCATCATGCTCACCCCGATCGCCGCCGCCCTCGTCGCGGGCAAGGGCACGGAACTCGGCGACATGATCGTGAACGGCCTGGAGACCGTCGCGCCCACCGCCGCCCTGCTGCTGTTCGCCGTCCTCTACTTCGGCCTGATGATGGAGGCCAAACTCTTCGAGCCGATCGTCCAGGCCATCGTCCGGGCCTCCAAGGGCGACCCGGTCCGCATCGTGGTCGGCACCGCCGTGCTCTCCCTGCTGGTCGCCCTCGACGGCGACGGCACCACCAGCTACATGATCGTCTGCTCCGCCTTCCTGCCCATCTACCGGCGCCTGGGCATCAACCCCCTCATCCTGGCGACGCTGGCGGCCATGGCGCTGGGCACCATCTCCGGCACCACCCCCTGGGGCGGCGCCGCCACCCGCGGCATCAGCGTCCTGCACCTGAGCGCCACCGAGTACTTCGTCCACATGATCGGCCCCATGGCCCTCACCGGCCTGGCCATCGTCGCCGTCGCCTACTGGCTCGGCCTGCGCGAGCGCCACAAGCTCGACGGTGAGAAGCTCGCCGCCTACAAGCTGGAGATCGCCTCCGGTGAGGCGTTCGAGCCGGTCGAGGTCGGCTGGCGCATGTGGTTCAACGCCGCCCTCACCCTGCTGCTGATGGTCCTGCTGATCCTCGAGGTCGCCGACCTGCTCGTCCTGTTCATGGTGGCGTTCGTCATCGCCCTGCTCGTCAACGTCCGCTCCATCGGCGACCAGCAGGACCTCATCAAGCGCCAGGCCGCCAACGCCGTCCCGGTGATGATCCTCGTCCTGGCCGCGGGCGTCTTCACCGGCATCATGACCGACTCCGGCATGATCAAGGCCATGGCCGACGCGGCCCTCGCCGTCGTCCCCGAGGGCTGGGGCGACGTCATCCCGCTGTTCACCGCCGTGCTCGCCCTGCCGCTCGGGTTCTTCATGTCCAACGACGGCTACTGGTTCGGCGTCGTCCCCGTGCTCGCGGAGTCCGCCGCGCACTACGGCATCAGTCCCAACGAGATCGCCCGCGCCGGCGCCATCGGCCAGATCCTCCACATGATGGGCCCCACCAGCGCCCCGCTCTGGGTCCTCCTCGGACTGGTCAAGGCCGAGCTGGGCGACTTCCAGCGGCACGCCCTGCGCTGGGGCGTCCTCGTCTCCGCCGCCTACATCCTCTTCGCCGTCGTCACCGGTGCCATCAGCGTCACCTGA
- a CDS encoding cupin domain-containing protein encodes MNHPTDEPCSASFPPAVLRPAELTSFSRGGGARTVPLVTRAVGAEVFLTGQTLFEGGAGIALHTHNCPESVTVLEGDAVVEIDGTEHRVTRFDTTYVPAGTPHRFRNASATEPMRILWIYASVDATRTLVETGVTARVDAEHGKAAAGTRD; translated from the coding sequence GTGAACCACCCCACCGACGAGCCCTGTTCCGCCTCCTTCCCGCCCGCCGTCCTGCGCCCGGCCGAACTGACCTCCTTCAGCCGCGGCGGCGGCGCCCGCACCGTCCCCCTGGTCACCCGGGCCGTCGGCGCCGAGGTCTTCCTCACCGGGCAGACCCTCTTCGAGGGCGGCGCCGGTATCGCCCTGCACACCCACAACTGCCCCGAGAGCGTGACCGTCCTCGAAGGCGACGCCGTCGTGGAGATCGACGGCACCGAACACCGCGTCACCCGCTTCGACACCACCTACGTCCCCGCCGGCACCCCCCACCGCTTCCGCAACGCCTCCGCCACCGAACCCATGCGGATCCTGTGGATCTACGCCTCCGTCGACGCCACCCGCACCCTCGTCGAGACCGGCGTCACCGCGCGTGTCGACGCCGAGCACGGCAAGGCCGCCGCCGGGACCCGCGACTGA
- a CDS encoding antibiotic biosynthesis monooxygenase family protein: protein MITEIAQIEIHPGREKEFEEAVAKALPLFLEADGCEGADLHRSVEHPTRYRLMVRWETVEHHTVAFRGSQGFARWRALAGPHFAAPPQVEHVYPVLAP, encoded by the coding sequence GTGATCACCGAGATCGCCCAGATCGAGATCCACCCGGGCCGGGAGAAGGAGTTCGAGGAGGCCGTCGCGAAGGCCCTGCCCCTCTTCCTCGAGGCCGACGGCTGCGAGGGGGCCGACCTGCACCGCAGCGTCGAACACCCCACGCGCTACCGGCTCATGGTCCGGTGGGAGACGGTCGAGCACCACACCGTCGCCTTCCGCGGCTCCCAGGGCTTCGCCAGGTGGCGGGCCCTGGCCGGACCGCACTTCGCGGCTCCACCACAGGTCGAACACGTGTACCCCGTCCTCGCGCCATGA